One part of the Phaenicophaeus curvirostris isolate KB17595 chromosome 2, BPBGC_Pcur_1.0, whole genome shotgun sequence genome encodes these proteins:
- the CCR6 gene encoding C-C chemokine receptor type 6, with product MNSTEPHAADYSYYSDYASLITQPCSKLEVRSFTKAFLPVAYSLICITGLVGNIFVVMTFALYERTKSMTDVYLLNMAIADILFVLTLPLWAVNYAADKWIFGDFICKMTRGIYAINFSCGMLLLAFISVDRYIAIVQATKSFKLRARTLAHSKLICLVVWVSSVLISSSSFLYSESYSFSINETKEICDQRFDRMSESTMLKSLLLCLQVGFGFFVPFIFMIFCYTFIVKSLQQAQNSKRNKAIHVIVLIVAVFLVCQVPYNVVLLVIAINMGKIDKSCDNEKIMAYAKYTTEAIAFLHCCMNPVLYAFIGVKFRSYFVKIMTNVWCMIHKKHKKRSSRTNSDTYHSRQTSETLTDNGSSFTI from the coding sequence AGCTGGAAGTCAGGAGCTTCACAAAAGCATTTCTGCCAGTTGCGTATTCATTGATTTGTATCACTGGCCTAGTTGGTAACATCTTTGTAGTGATGACCTTTGCTTTGTATGAAAGAACCAAGTCCATGACAGATGTGTACCTCTTAAACATGGCCATAGCAGACATACTGTTTGTTCTCACTCTCCCACTGTGGGCAGTGAATTATGCTGCTGACAAATGGATTTTCGGTGATTTCATTTGCAAAATGACCAGAGGTATCTATGCAATCAACTTCAGCTGTGGCATGCTGCTTTTGGCCTTTATCAGTGTGGACCGGTACATCGCTATTGTACAGGCAACAAAGTCATTTAAACTCAGGGCAAGAACACTTGCACATAGTAAACTCATTTGTTTGGTTGTGTGGGTATCATCAGTTTTAATCTCTAGTTCCTCTTTTCTATACAGTGAAAGTTACAGCTTCTCCATCAATGAAACCAAAGAGATTTGTGATCAGAGATTTGACAGAATGTCTGAAAGCACGATGCTGAAATCACTGCTGCTGTGTCTACAAGTTGGATTTGGATTTTTTGTACCTTTCATATTCATGATTTTTTGTTACACATTCATTGTCAAATCCTTACAACAAGCTCAGAATTCCAAACGAAACAAAGCAATCCATGTAATCGTATTAATTGTAGCTGTTTTCCTAGTTTGTCAGGTACCTTATAATGTTGTTCTTCTTGTGATAGCTATAAATATGGGCAAGATAGACAAATCTTGTGACAATGAAAAGATAATGGCCTATGCAAAATACACCACTGAAGCCATAGCGTTTTTACACTGCTGTATGAACCCTGTGCTCTATGCATTCATTGGAGTGAAGTTCAGAAGTTATTTTGTGAAGATAATGACGAACGTATGGTGCATGATAcacaagaaacacaaaaaacGGAGTTCAAGGACAAACTCCGATACTTATCATTCAAGACAGACTAGTGAAACTCTGACTGACAATGGATCTTCTTTTACTATATGA